Genomic DNA from Clostridia bacterium:
GTGACCATCTTAAGCAATTCCTTTCCTCCTGTTGCCGGTAGATCGTTCACCTATCAGCATACAGGAATAGGTTCTTAAGGTGGTCAACTTCTCGACGCCCACAGTCTGTACTGGTGGTCAAGTTTTAGATTAGCATACACAGAGCCCGGTGCGGAGTCTCTGTCGTTCACCAAATGAGATCTGAAACACTCGCCGTAGATGCAGGTTCTTTGCGCGGTTCGATATGGAGTTCGCCGAGCGCGACGACAGGTTCTACGAGCCGGACGCCTGACCTATGGGTAGCTGCTGAGGAAGGTGAGGACCCCTCACGCTGGATGAAACCGTCCATTGATGTCGTCTGTGGTGCGCTGTTTAGGGCTTGCGACATGTCGCGCTCCTCCAGCGTCAGCCCCATCGGGTATCGTGTTTGAACATCGTAGGCCGTCAGGTCGGAGCACTGATCAGCTATCTTGCCAAAGCCATCATGTGTTTCCGAGCAGAGCTTGCACAGCTCGTCCAGGTCGTGTGTTCTGGGCGGGTTCTTCCCGCGCAACACGAGATAGCTCTTGAGATACTTCCTCCATGGGAGTCGGATGCATGCTCAGGAGATGCTCAGCACTGGCCAAGTCCATCTCGGCCATCCTCTTCCATTCCTTCGCTTGCGCCAAGTTATCCATAGAGGACTACCCCTTCCTGCACAATCTGCCGCTCAATGGTGGGGGCCAATGTGCGCTGGTTGAACACGTTTTCTCTGCTGACTACCACGTCCACGGGCATCGTCTTCGTGTCGC
This window encodes:
- a CDS encoding HEPN domain-containing protein; this encodes MLRGKNPPRTHDLDELCKLCSETHDGFGKIADQCSDLTAYDVQTRYPMGLTLEERDMSQALNSAPQTTSMDGFIQREGSSPSSAATHRSGVRLVEPVVALGELHIEPRKEPASTASVSDLIW